GTCTGGAACCGGTTCGTCGCCTCCCAGATGGCGGCCGCGGAGTTCGAGCAGACGACGGTCGACATCCTGTGCGACCCGGCGGGGGCCCCGGAGGGCGGCTACCTGTTCCGGGCCACCGGCTCGGTCCCGAAGTTCCCCGGGTTCCTGAAGGCGTACCACGGCGACGCCGAGGAGGCGCGGGGGGAGGGAGCGGAGGAGGAGAACGGGTCGAAGCAGGAGCAGCCGCCCGCGGAAGGGGAGAAGCCGGAGGAGACCGTCCTCCCGCCGCTCTCGGAAGGCGAGACGCTCGCCCTTCTGGAGCTTGCCGGGAACCAGCATTTCACGCAGCCGCCCCCGCGGTTCAGCGAAAGCGCCCTCATCAAGGAGCTCGAGGAGCGGGGGATCGGCCGCCCCTCGACGTACGCGTCGATCGTGAAGACCATCCGGGACCGCGGCTACGTGCGGACCGCGGAGGGGAAGTTCCTCCCAACCGAGCTGGGGACGATCGTCAACGGCCTGCTGGAGGAGAGCTTCCCCCGGGTGATGGACGTGGCGTTCACCGCCCGGATGGAGGAGGAGCTCGACCAGATCGAGGACGGGGAGCGGACGCTGCCGCAGGCGATGGACGACTTCTACCAGCCGTTCTCCGAGGAGCTCGAACGGGCGAAGATCGACATGCCCGACGTGAAGGGAGAGTTGATCGCGACGGGCATCCCCTGCTCCGCCTGCGGCGGGGAGATGGTGATCCGGTTCGGCCGGGCCGGCCGCTTCCTCGCCTGCCGGAATTACCCGTCCTGCCGGAACACCGCCGATTTCCGGGAGACGGAGGATGGGAAGGTGGAGATCCTTCCCCCGGAGGACGCCGGCGTCGCCTGCGACAAGTGCGGCAAGCCGATGATCGTCCGGAACTGGAGAGGGTCCCGCTATATCGCCTGCTCGGGATACCCTGAGTGCCGAAACAGCAAGCCGTATCCCGTCGGGATCTCCTGCCCCGAATGCCGGGAGGGGGACGTGGTGGAGCGCTCCTCCCGGTTCGGCAAGATCTTCTATAGCTGCTCCCGGTACCCGGACTGCAAGTTCGCCTCCTGGGGAAAGCCCGTCGCGGCGACGTGCCCCGCGTGCGGCTTCCCCGCGATGACGGAGCGCGTCCGAAAAGACGGATCGACCCACCTCGCCTGCCTCCGGAAAGGGTGCAAGGGGAAGTGAAAGAATACGTGCTGGTCGTCGACGACGAGCAGAGCCTTCGCCAGGTCCTGGCGCTCTTCCTCAAGAAGGAGGGGTTCGAGGTCGATACCGCCTCCTCCCTTGCGGAGGCGGAGAAGGCGATCGAGGCCAACGCGTACGATCTCGTGCTCACCGACCTGCGGATGGCGAAGCCGGACGACGGCCTGAACGTCCTCCGCGCGGCCGTGCGGAAGAACCCCTGGACGCAGGTCGTCGTCCTCACCGCCTACGGGACCGTCGAGACGGCGAAGGAGGCGATGAAGCTCGGCGCCTACGATTACCTCACCAAGCCCTTCGACAACGCCGCGCTGCGCAAGATCGTGCAGGCCGCCCTTGCCCGGAAGGAGGACGACGCGGGAAAGAGGAAGGCATTGCGGGAATCGGTCCGGGGGACCTCCTCCTACGAAGGGATCGTCGGCCGCAGCGAGACGATGCTCCGAATCTTCGAGCTCATCGACCGCGTCGCGCCCACCGACGCGAACGTGATGATACTCGGGGAGAGCGGCACGGGAAAGGAGCTGGTCGCGGCCGCCCTGCACGCGCGGAGCCCCCGGAAGGATGCCTCCTTCGTGCCGATCAACTGCGCGGCGATCCCCGAGACGCTCATCGAGAGCGAGCTGTTCGGGCACGTGCGCGGCGCGTTCACCGGCGCGGTCCAGACCAAGAAGGGGCTGTTCGAGTCCGCCCACCGGGGGACGCTGTTCCTCGACGAGGTGGGGGAACTTCCGCAGCCGATGCAGAGCAAGCTGCTGCGAGCCCTCCAGGAGCGGACATTCCGGAGGATCGGAGGGAACGAGGACATCGCGATCGACTTCCGGCTCGTCTGCGCCTCGAGGCGCGACCTGAACCGCGAAATGGCCGAGGGGCGCTTCCGCGACGACCTGTTCTTCCGCCTCAACGTCATACAGATCTTCGTGCCCCCGCTGCGAGACCGGCGGGAGGACATCCCGGCGCTGGCCGCCCACTTCGCGGAGAAGTTCGCCGGAAAGCACGGCAAGCCGATCGAGCGGATCGACGGCGAGGCGATGCGCGCTCTCCTTGCATACGATTTTCCCGGGAACGTCCGGGAGCTCGAGAACATCATCGAACGGGCGGCGATCATGGAGACAAAAAACGTCATCTCGATCGACTCCCTCTCCCCCAATGTGACAAAAAACGTCACGCCGGAGCGCCTTTCCGGCGGAATTTTTCCCGATTCCCTCCCCGAAGAGGGGGCGTTCCTGGACACCGAGATGGACCGCCTGGAGAAGAGCTACCTCCTGAAGGCGCTGGAGGCGACGAAGGGAAACCGTACTGAAGCCGCGAAATTATTGAACATTTCCTTCCGCTCCCTTCGCTACCGCCTCCAGAAGCACGGGATCGAGTGACCCGCCCGCAAACTCGTCCTAAAGTTTTGGCCCGACATTTGCGATACGTATGCTCATCAAAGATGACGCTCTCAACCTGAGAGGAGGAGAAGACATGATGAGCAAACTGAGAGGGAAGAAGGGCTTCACGCTGATCGAGTTGATGATCGTCGTCGCGATCATCGGCATCCTGGCCGCCATCGCCATCCCGAACTTCCTCAAGTTCCAGGCGAAGTCGAGGCAGTCGGAGGCCAAGTCGAACCTGGGCGCGATTTTCACGGGACAGGTTTCGTATTTCGGGGAGAACAATCTTTACAGCACTTTCTCGGCCATCAACTGGTCTCCCTCCGGCACCCCGCGGTATCGCTACACCCTGAACGGTAACGGCGCCGTCGACAACGTCTGGATTATCGGTTCGACCATGGCCATCGCCAATCCCGCCCAGTGGACTTCCAACCTGAATAACGTCACGGAGGCTGACGGCACCACCGCGATGACCCCGGCTCCCGTCGTCCCGGCCGTCGACAACACCAACCGGA
The sequence above is a segment of the Thermodesulfobacteriota bacterium genome. Coding sequences within it:
- a CDS encoding sigma-54 dependent transcriptional regulator; the protein is MKEYVLVVDDEQSLRQVLALFLKKEGFEVDTASSLAEAEKAIEANAYDLVLTDLRMAKPDDGLNVLRAAVRKNPWTQVVVLTAYGTVETAKEAMKLGAYDYLTKPFDNAALRKIVQAALARKEDDAGKRKALRESVRGTSSYEGIVGRSETMLRIFELIDRVAPTDANVMILGESGTGKELVAAALHARSPRKDASFVPINCAAIPETLIESELFGHVRGAFTGAVQTKKGLFESAHRGTLFLDEVGELPQPMQSKLLRALQERTFRRIGGNEDIAIDFRLVCASRRDLNREMAEGRFRDDLFFRLNVIQIFVPPLRDRREDIPALAAHFAEKFAGKHGKPIERIDGEAMRALLAYDFPGNVRELENIIERAAIMETKNVISIDSLSPNVTKNVTPERLSGGIFPDSLPEEGAFLDTEMDRLEKSYLLKALEATKGNRTEAAKLLNISFRSLRYRLQKHGIE
- a CDS encoding prepilin-type N-terminal cleavage/methylation domain-containing protein — its product is MMSKLRGKKGFTLIELMIVVAIIGILAAIAIPNFLKFQAKSRQSEAKSNLGAIFTGQVSYFGENNLYSTFSAINWSPSGTPRYRYTLNGNGAVDNVWIIGSTMAIANPAQWTSNLNNVTEADGTTAMTPAPVVPAVDNTNRIFTAGAYGIISNSGNSDAWSINQKRQLVWVADGIN